A genomic window from Candidatus Methylacidiphilum fumarolicum includes:
- a CDS encoding aminotransferase family protein, translating into MSLPSSYFFFEPSSATPSLIIERAQGIYLYTKEGKEIIDAASGAVVVNIGQGREEIATIAQEQIKKLDYIVPIWLSEALEGLVKKLSEWFPTEPYRFYFTTGGAESVEAAFRFAFLYQIAENKPWKNKILSRWTSYHGITLGALSASGNRLRREHLEHCLLDWPKIPPPYCYRCPWSKTYPSCGIACAQALEEVLHSKTGNSIAAFIAEPIIGASGGAIVPVEEYWPAIADICKKHGLLLIVDEVMTGFGRTGKRFAFEHWKLQPDIIVSAKGLSGGYIPMGMLAVREELVQRCEKVAKNFMFFTYTSHPLSCAIAKKVIDILEAENLIDHSMKMGELLGQSLKNELANHPFVGEIRGKGLFWGVEFVKSKITKEPFPPEEGFLNRLLRKALELGVFFYPCQGMADGFSGEAVLVCPPLIVKEGDILKIVAVLKESLNQLI; encoded by the coding sequence ATGAGCCTGCCTTCTTCTTATTTCTTTTTTGAGCCTTCCTCAGCAACCCCATCGCTCATTATAGAGCGGGCTCAAGGTATTTATCTCTATACCAAAGAAGGCAAGGAAATTATTGATGCGGCTTCAGGGGCAGTTGTTGTCAATATTGGTCAAGGCAGAGAAGAAATCGCGACAATAGCCCAGGAGCAAATAAAAAAACTAGATTATATTGTCCCCATTTGGTTATCTGAAGCACTCGAAGGGCTTGTCAAAAAATTATCCGAGTGGTTTCCAACCGAACCCTATCGGTTCTACTTTACGACGGGAGGCGCAGAATCTGTAGAAGCAGCGTTTCGTTTTGCTTTTTTGTACCAAATAGCTGAGAATAAGCCTTGGAAGAACAAAATCCTTTCTCGTTGGACGTCCTATCATGGCATTACCCTTGGCGCTTTATCAGCCAGCGGCAACCGGTTACGAAGAGAGCATTTGGAACACTGTCTGCTTGATTGGCCCAAAATCCCTCCTCCCTATTGTTATCGTTGTCCATGGTCCAAAACCTATCCCTCCTGTGGCATTGCCTGTGCTCAAGCACTAGAGGAAGTGCTCCACTCCAAGACAGGCAACAGTATAGCCGCTTTCATTGCCGAACCTATTATTGGAGCTAGTGGTGGAGCAATTGTACCCGTCGAGGAGTACTGGCCTGCCATTGCGGACATCTGTAAAAAACATGGCCTATTACTAATTGTCGATGAAGTGATGACTGGTTTCGGGAGGACAGGAAAACGATTTGCTTTTGAACACTGGAAGCTTCAACCAGACATTATTGTCAGTGCAAAAGGTCTATCGGGCGGATATATCCCCATGGGTATGCTTGCTGTCAGAGAAGAGCTTGTCCAAAGATGTGAAAAAGTAGCAAAAAATTTCATGTTTTTTACCTATACTTCCCATCCACTAAGCTGCGCGATTGCAAAAAAAGTGATCGATATTTTGGAGGCTGAGAACCTTATTGATCACTCAATGAAAATGGGTGAACTACTTGGCCAGTCCTTAAAAAACGAACTAGCGAATCACCCATTTGTTGGAGAAATACGTGGCAAAGGCCTTTTTTGGGGAGTAGAATTTGTAAAATCCAAAATCACCAAAGAACCTTTCCCTCCTGAAGAAGGCTTTTTAAACCGGTTATTAAGAAAAGCGCTGGAACTTGGAGTATTTTTTTATCCTTGTCAAGGAATGGCTGACGGCTTTTCGGGTGAAGCTGTGCTTGTTTGCCCCCCTCTTATCGTGAAGGAAGGAGATATTCTGAAAATCGTTGCTGTTTTAAAAGAATCCCTAAACCAACTGATTTAA
- a CDS encoding argininosuccinate synthase: MKIVLAYSGGLDTSVILRWLIEQYQAEVIAYCANLGQEEELIGLEEKARKLGASKCIVEDLTEEFVRDYIYPMLRAGAIYENQYLLGTSIARPLIAKKQVEVARKEGADSLAHGATGKGNDQVRFELAYAALAPEFKVISPWREWGFQGREDLIAYARKQGIEVPVSREKPYSMDRNILHISYESGVLEDPWQEPPQDLFRLTKSPEEAPNIPEVVELEFEEGNCVGVNGEKKSPVEILKSLNRLGAKHGIGRIDIVENRFVGIKSRGVYECPGGTILYFGHRQMETITLDREVMHLRDSLIPKYAELIYNGFWFSPERYFLQAAFDQSQRFVTGTVRLKLFKGQLYTLGRKSPYSLYNPKLATMEADQGAYDPKDATGFIKLQSLRLRTAAQSYKGLFGLGRSHS; encoded by the coding sequence ATGAAGATCGTCTTGGCTTATTCAGGTGGATTAGATACTTCGGTGATATTGCGATGGCTCATCGAGCAGTATCAGGCGGAGGTTATTGCCTATTGTGCAAATTTAGGTCAGGAAGAAGAACTCATAGGCTTAGAGGAAAAAGCACGGAAGCTTGGTGCTTCAAAATGCATTGTGGAAGACCTGACCGAAGAGTTTGTTAGGGATTATATCTATCCGATGCTTCGAGCAGGAGCCATATACGAAAATCAGTATCTTTTGGGCACAAGTATTGCTAGGCCCTTAATTGCTAAAAAACAGGTGGAGGTTGCAAGGAAAGAAGGGGCTGATTCACTTGCGCATGGAGCTACGGGGAAAGGGAACGATCAGGTCCGTTTCGAGTTAGCTTATGCCGCCTTAGCGCCTGAGTTTAAAGTCATTTCTCCATGGAGAGAATGGGGCTTTCAGGGAAGAGAAGATCTAATAGCCTACGCTAGAAAACAGGGTATCGAGGTGCCAGTCAGTCGAGAAAAACCTTATTCAATGGACAGGAATATCTTACACATTAGCTATGAAAGCGGTGTTTTAGAAGATCCTTGGCAAGAACCGCCTCAGGACTTATTTCGGTTAACTAAAAGCCCTGAAGAGGCACCTAATATACCAGAAGTGGTAGAGTTAGAATTTGAAGAAGGTAACTGTGTGGGGGTCAATGGGGAGAAAAAAAGTCCGGTCGAAATTTTAAAGTCTTTGAATAGGCTTGGAGCAAAGCATGGAATCGGTAGAATTGATATCGTTGAAAATCGCTTTGTAGGAATAAAGTCTAGAGGCGTCTATGAGTGTCCTGGAGGAACGATCCTTTATTTTGGGCATCGGCAGATGGAAACGATCACTCTGGATAGGGAAGTCATGCACCTGCGGGATAGCTTGATCCCAAAATATGCTGAGTTGATTTATAATGGATTTTGGTTTTCTCCAGAGAGATATTTCCTCCAAGCTGCATTCGATCAAAGCCAGCGTTTTGTAACAGGAACTGTTCGGCTGAAACTCTTCAAAGGCCAACTCTACACGCTTGGTAGGAAAAGTCCCTATTCGCTTTATAACCCAAAGCTGGCGACGATGGAGGCTGATCAAGGTGCCTATGACCCAAAGGATGCCACTGGATTTATCAAACTTCAGTCTTTGAGGCTTAGGACGGCCGCTCAGTCTTACAAAGGTCTATTCGGCTTAGGAAGAAGCCATTCTTGA
- a CDS encoding dienelactone hydrolase family protein → MLNEAIKEEVKVTIGEIYLPGTLEIPPEARGIVLFAHGSGSSRFSPRNQFVAKVLREKGSGTLLFDLLTSDEEAEDEFSGIYRFDIGLLAKRLVGAAHWLKIQKQTRNYPIGFFGSSTGGGAALVAAAELGDKIKAVVSRGGRPDLAGESLKKVKSPTLLIVGSLDEFVLRLNEQALEALQCKKELVIIPGASHLFEEPGALNKVAAVAADWFSAHWPQSAILP, encoded by the coding sequence GTGCTTAATGAAGCAATCAAAGAAGAAGTCAAGGTAACAATTGGGGAAATTTATCTCCCTGGGACTTTAGAAATTCCTCCTGAAGCAAGGGGTATCGTTCTTTTTGCCCATGGCAGTGGCAGCAGCCGTTTTAGTCCGAGGAATCAGTTTGTTGCTAAAGTTTTAAGAGAAAAAGGGTCTGGAACCCTTCTTTTTGATCTTTTAACCTCTGATGAAGAAGCCGAAGATGAGTTTAGTGGAATTTATCGGTTTGATATCGGACTGCTAGCTAAGAGGCTGGTAGGAGCCGCTCATTGGTTAAAAATACAAAAACAAACCAGAAATTATCCAATAGGCTTTTTCGGCTCGAGCACAGGAGGAGGAGCTGCTTTGGTCGCTGCCGCCGAGCTTGGTGATAAAATAAAAGCTGTGGTTTCTCGAGGAGGAAGGCCGGATCTAGCCGGTGAATCGCTAAAAAAGGTAAAGTCTCCGACCCTGCTCATTGTTGGGAGTCTGGATGAGTTTGTTTTAAGGCTTAATGAACAGGCACTAGAAGCCCTGCAGTGTAAAAAAGAACTAGTAATTATTCCAGGAGCTTCCCATCTTTTTGAAGAACCAGGAGCCCTCAATAAAGTCGCTGCGGTGGCTGCCGATTGGTTTTCTGCTCACTGGCCACAATCCGCTATCCTTCCATGA
- a CDS encoding APC family permease — protein MIGPKKISALTAISIVIANMIGTGVFTTLGFQVKEIASPFIILCIWILGGIVALSGALSYAELGAIFQRSGGEYLFLSKIYHPMVGFLAGWLSVTVGFAAPSAATAMALGKYFHYVFPMISPLWISCCVAVLVYALHLRSLRWESIFQNIFILIEIFLILFFIVSGIGHIERPKLNFLPKPEDLAVFFSPPFALCFIYTMYSYSGWNAAAYIAGEIENPKKNIPLALILGTTIVVVIYTFLNAIFIFSVPRDQILGQIEVGAIVARKVFGEWGSRFAGFLIGVSLVSSLSAMAWTGPRVAAAIGEDYPFFRILSKRSKEGVPYVGLLLQALIMFCLLFSSSFAKIITYVEFALGLSTVVTVLGVFVLRVKAPELKRFYSTWGYPLTPLLYVIIESIILLQVFRQRPVESLLGLSTFLVGAIVYFLSTKSRSR, from the coding sequence ATGATCGGCCCTAAGAAAATATCGGCTCTAACAGCTATCTCAATCGTAATCGCTAATATGATTGGCACGGGCGTATTTACAACCCTTGGTTTTCAAGTAAAGGAAATTGCTTCCCCCTTTATCATTCTGTGTATTTGGATTTTGGGAGGCATTGTTGCTCTTAGCGGTGCTCTTTCCTATGCAGAACTTGGAGCTATCTTTCAAAGATCGGGAGGAGAATATCTGTTTTTAAGTAAAATTTATCATCCGATGGTAGGCTTTTTGGCAGGATGGCTTTCGGTTACTGTGGGGTTTGCTGCTCCTTCTGCAGCCACTGCAATGGCCCTTGGAAAGTATTTTCACTATGTCTTTCCCATGATATCACCCCTTTGGATTTCTTGTTGTGTGGCAGTTCTGGTTTATGCTTTGCATCTTCGGAGCCTTCGCTGGGAATCAATTTTCCAAAATATTTTTATCTTGATCGAAATCTTTTTGATTTTGTTTTTTATTGTTAGCGGGATTGGGCATATAGAAAGACCAAAACTCAATTTTCTTCCAAAGCCAGAAGATCTAGCTGTTTTTTTTAGCCCGCCTTTTGCCTTGTGTTTTATTTACACGATGTATTCCTACTCCGGGTGGAACGCTGCAGCCTATATCGCTGGAGAGATCGAAAATCCAAAGAAAAACATTCCTCTTGCCCTTATTTTAGGAACGACCATCGTAGTCGTCATCTATACTTTTCTTAATGCAATCTTTATATTTTCTGTTCCTCGAGATCAAATTTTAGGTCAAATTGAGGTCGGCGCCATTGTGGCTAGAAAAGTTTTTGGGGAGTGGGGAAGCCGGTTTGCCGGATTTTTAATTGGCGTAAGTCTCGTTTCTTCTCTGAGCGCCATGGCATGGACTGGACCAAGGGTGGCTGCAGCTATAGGAGAGGATTATCCTTTTTTTCGTATTTTAAGTAAACGTTCAAAAGAAGGCGTACCTTACGTAGGGTTATTGCTTCAAGCCCTTATTATGTTTTGTCTTCTGTTTAGTTCTTCCTTTGCAAAGATAATCACTTATGTGGAGTTTGCTTTGGGCTTATCGACCGTTGTTACGGTTCTTGGAGTGTTTGTGCTGCGTGTGAAAGCCCCTGAACTCAAGCGTTTTTATTCTACATGGGGCTACCCATTGACTCCTTTACTCTATGTCATCATTGAGTCTATCATTCTGTTGCAGGTGTTCAGGCAAAGACCAGTAGAATCATTGCTAGGACTCTCTACCTTTCTAGTGGGTGCCATTGTTTACTTCCTTTCGACTAAGTCTCGTTCGAGGTAA
- the dxs gene encoding 1-deoxy-D-xylulose-5-phosphate synthase has protein sequence MDRLLDQIDSPSDLKKIPIPELPKLAEEIRQEMITVLSKNGGHLGPNLGVVELTLALHYVFDVPKDNFVFDVSHQAYVHKILTGRKNRFHTIRQPGGISGFMCREESEYDCYGAGHAGTALSAALGMAVGRDRRGGKEHVIALCGDAAFTCGITFEALNNIASTTQRLIVILNDNEWSIDKNVGAIASYFNKIVTNPAYSYLRDRVEKVLEKWPGKNVLKVARKAEEAFKSLLWPSVIFEELGLTYHGPIDGHDIPRLISTFEFLKNQEYPVLLHVITQKGRGFPPALEKQKKFHGLGPYNPITGETPTSPRKTYSEVFAETMIKLADMNRNVVAITAAMPNGTALDKFQPKFPDRYFDVGIAEEHAVIFAAGLATKGFKPYCAIYSTFLQRAYDPIIHDVCLQKLPVVFCLDRGGLSGDDGPTHHGLFDVAYLRTVPNITIMHPKDEDELADMLFTAMHHPGPVAIRYPRGTGSGVAVKEQPELIPIGRAEVLQHGREVAIFGLGVMIEMAKELAARFEELGYSAALINPRTVKPFDRGTLEFFARHVELVVTIEDHVLAGGFGSLVLEELQQLGLRTPVVRIGWPDQFIEHGKVDILRKKYGLTVENALEQSLKILKGSKAGGHLEIA, from the coding sequence ATGGATAGACTCTTAGACCAAATAGACAGTCCTTCGGATCTTAAAAAAATTCCCATTCCTGAATTGCCTAAACTGGCCGAAGAGATCCGGCAGGAAATGATCACAGTGCTATCTAAAAACGGAGGGCATCTTGGACCAAATCTTGGGGTGGTGGAATTGACCCTCGCCTTGCATTACGTTTTTGATGTTCCCAAGGATAATTTTGTATTTGATGTTAGCCATCAAGCCTATGTCCATAAAATTCTGACAGGTAGGAAAAATAGGTTCCATACGATTCGTCAACCAGGAGGGATTTCGGGGTTCATGTGTCGAGAAGAAAGTGAGTATGACTGTTATGGGGCAGGGCATGCGGGAACGGCCCTATCGGCTGCCCTTGGAATGGCTGTAGGAAGGGATCGGAGAGGAGGCAAAGAGCACGTCATAGCTCTCTGTGGCGATGCCGCCTTTACTTGCGGTATTACCTTTGAAGCATTAAATAATATTGCCTCAACAACACAAAGACTCATTGTCATTCTTAATGACAACGAATGGTCGATTGATAAGAATGTGGGGGCAATAGCGAGTTATTTTAACAAGATCGTTACCAATCCTGCCTATTCCTATTTGCGTGATCGTGTGGAAAAGGTGCTAGAAAAATGGCCAGGCAAAAATGTTCTTAAAGTCGCCAGGAAAGCTGAAGAGGCTTTTAAAAGTCTTCTCTGGCCAAGCGTTATTTTTGAAGAATTGGGTCTGACTTATCATGGTCCTATCGACGGCCATGATATTCCTAGGTTAATTTCGACTTTTGAGTTTCTCAAAAATCAAGAATATCCGGTGTTGCTTCATGTCATCACGCAAAAAGGAAGGGGCTTCCCTCCTGCTTTAGAAAAGCAAAAGAAATTTCATGGTCTAGGACCTTATAATCCTATTACTGGCGAAACTCCCACAAGCCCAAGAAAAACATATTCAGAAGTCTTTGCTGAGACAATGATCAAGCTAGCTGACATGAACAGGAATGTTGTGGCGATCACAGCGGCAATGCCCAATGGGACAGCCTTGGATAAGTTCCAGCCTAAATTTCCGGATAGGTATTTTGACGTGGGAATTGCGGAAGAGCATGCAGTCATTTTTGCTGCTGGCCTAGCTACCAAGGGATTCAAACCTTATTGTGCGATCTATTCAACCTTTCTTCAAAGGGCTTATGATCCTATCATTCATGATGTTTGCTTGCAGAAATTGCCAGTAGTCTTCTGCTTGGATCGTGGGGGACTTTCAGGAGATGATGGACCAACCCATCATGGGCTTTTCGATGTGGCCTATTTACGGACCGTACCAAATATTACGATAATGCATCCGAAAGATGAAGATGAACTAGCCGATATGCTTTTTACTGCCATGCATCATCCTGGACCGGTGGCTATCCGGTATCCAAGGGGAACAGGCAGCGGGGTAGCGGTCAAAGAGCAACCGGAATTAATACCTATCGGACGGGCTGAGGTCCTTCAACATGGTAGGGAGGTGGCAATCTTTGGACTAGGGGTGATGATAGAAATGGCAAAAGAATTAGCGGCAAGATTTGAAGAGCTTGGCTATTCGGCTGCGTTGATTAACCCAAGGACTGTCAAGCCCTTTGATAGAGGAACGCTTGAGTTTTTCGCTAGACATGTGGAGCTAGTTGTAACGATTGAAGATCATGTGTTAGCTGGAGGCTTTGGCTCGCTTGTGCTTGAAGAGTTGCAGCAGCTCGGATTGCGAACGCCTGTAGTTAGAATTGGCTGGCCGGATCAGTTTATTGAACATGGGAAAGTGGATATCCTCAGGAAAAAATATGGGTTAACGGTCGAGAATGCTCTGGAGCAGTCCTTGAAAATTTTAAAGGGATCGAAGGCCGGAGGCCATCTAGAAATTGCTTGA
- the recA gene encoding recombinase RecA: MGNRVEDKSPFKDKSLELAIQSIAKEFGEGSILRLGDDRSRLKIETIPTGCLTIDRALGVGGFPRGRIIEIYGPESSGKTTLALTVIAQAQKMGGVGVIIDVEHALDPHYCRKLGVNMNELLISQPDSGEEALTIAETLIRSNAVDVIVIDSVAALTPRVEIEGQMGDAVVGAQARLMSSALRKLTAQISKAKTVCIFTNQLRDKIGVMFGNPETTPGGKALKFYASVRIDIRKLAQLKGPDGTVYGNRTKLKVVKNKVAPPFTECEFDILYNEGISREGSLIDLAIEEQIIEKRGSWMYFEGTQLGQGREAVVNLLKSDPVLCAKLEAATRGKVFGADASVTSDS, translated from the coding sequence ATGGGAAATAGAGTTGAGGATAAATCGCCATTCAAAGATAAAAGTTTAGAGCTTGCGATTCAATCCATTGCAAAAGAGTTTGGCGAAGGATCGATCTTACGGTTAGGAGATGATCGTTCAAGGCTTAAGATTGAAACGATCCCCACAGGTTGTTTAACCATCGATAGGGCTCTTGGCGTAGGGGGCTTTCCTAGAGGCAGAATCATAGAAATTTATGGTCCAGAATCTTCTGGCAAAACAACACTTGCCCTAACGGTTATTGCGCAAGCTCAAAAAATGGGGGGAGTCGGAGTGATTATCGATGTCGAACATGCTCTGGATCCTCATTATTGCCGGAAATTAGGGGTGAACATGAACGAATTGCTTATTTCTCAGCCTGATTCGGGTGAAGAAGCTTTGACAATCGCTGAAACACTCATTCGATCTAATGCTGTGGATGTGATTGTGATCGATTCAGTAGCTGCTTTGACCCCTAGAGTTGAAATAGAAGGTCAAATGGGAGATGCTGTTGTAGGAGCGCAAGCCAGACTCATGAGTAGCGCTCTTAGGAAACTGACGGCGCAGATTAGCAAAGCCAAAACCGTTTGCATTTTTACCAACCAGCTTAGAGACAAAATAGGAGTGATGTTCGGTAATCCCGAGACAACTCCTGGAGGTAAGGCATTAAAGTTTTATGCTTCGGTCAGAATTGACATTAGAAAGTTGGCTCAATTAAAGGGACCAGATGGGACGGTGTATGGGAATAGAACGAAGCTTAAAGTCGTTAAAAATAAGGTTGCGCCTCCATTTACAGAATGTGAATTTGATATTCTCTATAATGAGGGTATATCTAGGGAAGGCTCGTTGATCGATTTAGCTATTGAAGAGCAAATAATCGAAAAACGAGGCTCTTGGATGTATTTTGAAGGAACGCAACTTGGCCAGGGACGGGAAGCTGTTGTCAATCTCTTGAAATCAGATCCTGTTCTGTGTGCTAAATTGGAAGCGGCAACCAGAGGAAAAGTTTTTGGAGCCGATGCGTCTGTCACCTCGGATAGTTGA
- a CDS encoding valine--tRNA ligase, with protein MHTEETFPKAYEPAAVQDRLYREWLDQKIFHADPNSSKPPFSIVMPPPNITGVLTLGHVLNNTIQDVLSRKARMEGYEVLWLPGLDHAGLATQVAVQKYLLKTKNIDPRTLSKEEFLKIVWEWKESHSNRILEQLQKLGCSADWERTRFTMDSAYSKAVSTAFIKLYHKGLIYRGKRMINWCPASQTALSDEEVIPKKIDGFLFYVRYPLADQPSLFLTVATTRPETIPADSALAVHPEDQRYQQFIGKFCLRPFPKEPIPVIADTRVDPKFGSGVLKITPAHDTLDFEIGCEHHLPIRDILTADGKINCPELPALHGLDRFEARKKSIELLSSLGLLESQQPYSHVVGFSERADVVIEPRISEQWFLRYPKTKEALEVVKEKIITFFPAYWEKVYEHWIKNIKDWCISRQVWWGHPIPVWWKNGQYICQEESPGEGWQRDPDTLDTWFSSWLWAYETMDGETRKKFYPTNVLVTGPDIIFLWVARMVIAGLEFKPSLSDDIYQNIPFRKVYFTGLIRDRLGRKMSKSLGNSPDPLELIQKYGADGLRFGLLRIAPQGQDIRFEESQIEEGRNFCNKLWNACRFRIRFGSINPKARPWDYPRSSFSQDILRKLAQTSILLKEAFEAFEFNQAAIILYEFVWNEFCSKFIEATKWELAFDSKETHQGALETFDYSMSVILRWLHPFVPFVTEELWRRMAFGHTTIQLEPWPNEELQEILKKPLYDPHAASIAQAIFETVVAARNLRAQYCPNFNQKIKFFIKKDKEISHLEKAVLCGLIGATSILSIDVRPPKMPLVSTPIGELYLPLELIDFESEKKRIDKELSKLKRDQLLLEKRLTDEQTLSKAPKEKIEQWKEEKNLIDLKIKRLEEQLEHMSSIQTD; from the coding sequence ATGCATACCGAAGAGACATTTCCGAAAGCTTACGAGCCAGCTGCTGTTCAGGACCGACTGTATAGAGAGTGGCTTGATCAAAAAATTTTCCACGCTGACCCAAATTCTTCAAAGCCTCCCTTTTCCATTGTCATGCCCCCTCCCAATATTACAGGAGTGCTGACTCTAGGCCATGTGCTAAATAATACCATACAAGATGTTTTGTCCCGAAAAGCACGCATGGAAGGCTACGAGGTTCTCTGGCTGCCTGGATTAGATCACGCCGGTCTAGCCACTCAAGTCGCCGTTCAAAAATACCTACTGAAGACCAAAAACATTGATCCTCGGACCTTATCCAAAGAAGAATTCTTAAAGATTGTATGGGAATGGAAAGAGAGTCATTCAAATAGAATCCTTGAACAGCTCCAAAAACTTGGTTGCTCGGCAGACTGGGAAAGAACCCGCTTTACCATGGATTCTGCTTATAGCAAAGCCGTTTCGACGGCTTTCATAAAACTTTATCATAAGGGGCTAATTTATAGAGGCAAACGGATGATCAACTGGTGTCCAGCCTCGCAAACGGCCCTTTCTGACGAAGAAGTCATTCCAAAGAAAATAGATGGCTTCCTTTTCTATGTACGCTATCCTTTAGCGGATCAACCCTCTCTTTTTTTGACCGTTGCCACGACCCGACCCGAGACCATTCCAGCTGACTCAGCCTTGGCCGTGCACCCCGAGGATCAACGATACCAGCAATTTATTGGGAAGTTCTGTTTGAGACCCTTTCCCAAAGAACCAATACCGGTGATTGCCGATACCAGGGTTGACCCAAAGTTTGGGTCGGGAGTACTCAAAATTACCCCTGCCCATGATACACTCGATTTTGAGATTGGCTGCGAGCATCATTTGCCAATCAGGGATATCCTTACAGCAGACGGCAAGATCAATTGTCCTGAACTGCCGGCACTCCATGGCTTAGACCGGTTTGAGGCCCGCAAAAAATCCATCGAACTTTTATCGTCCCTTGGTCTTCTCGAATCCCAACAACCTTACAGTCATGTCGTGGGTTTCAGCGAACGAGCCGATGTGGTCATTGAACCAAGGATTAGTGAACAATGGTTTTTGAGATATCCAAAGACAAAAGAAGCTCTCGAAGTAGTAAAAGAGAAAATCATCACTTTTTTCCCCGCTTACTGGGAAAAGGTTTACGAACATTGGATAAAAAATATTAAAGATTGGTGTATTTCAAGGCAAGTATGGTGGGGTCATCCCATCCCCGTATGGTGGAAAAATGGCCAATACATCTGCCAAGAAGAATCTCCTGGGGAAGGATGGCAACGAGATCCAGATACCCTGGATACCTGGTTTTCCTCATGGCTCTGGGCCTATGAAACGATGGATGGGGAGACAAGGAAAAAGTTTTATCCAACAAATGTTCTGGTAACTGGCCCGGATATCATTTTCCTATGGGTTGCCAGAATGGTCATCGCTGGATTAGAATTTAAACCTAGTCTTTCAGATGATATTTACCAAAATATTCCCTTCCGGAAGGTCTATTTTACTGGATTGATTAGAGATCGGTTGGGAAGAAAAATGTCCAAGTCCTTAGGAAATTCACCTGATCCCCTTGAACTCATTCAGAAATATGGGGCCGATGGCCTGCGGTTTGGCCTGCTTCGCATCGCTCCCCAAGGCCAAGACATTCGTTTTGAGGAATCACAAATTGAGGAAGGCAGAAATTTCTGCAACAAACTCTGGAATGCATGTCGGTTTCGGATCCGCTTTGGAAGCATCAATCCTAAGGCTAGGCCTTGGGATTATCCTAGATCCTCTTTTTCCCAAGATATTTTGAGAAAACTGGCTCAAACCTCTATTCTCCTAAAGGAAGCCTTTGAGGCCTTTGAATTTAACCAAGCAGCCATCATTCTTTATGAATTTGTTTGGAATGAATTCTGTTCGAAATTCATTGAAGCAACCAAATGGGAATTGGCTTTTGATTCTAAAGAAACCCATCAAGGAGCTTTGGAAACCTTCGATTATTCCATGTCAGTTATTTTAAGATGGCTCCATCCATTTGTTCCTTTTGTAACAGAAGAGCTGTGGCGGAGAATGGCTTTTGGCCATACCACTATTCAACTCGAACCTTGGCCGAATGAAGAGCTGCAGGAAATCTTAAAAAAACCGCTCTATGATCCTCATGCTGCCTCTATTGCCCAGGCTATTTTTGAAACCGTTGTCGCTGCGCGTAATCTCAGGGCTCAATATTGCCCTAACTTCAACCAAAAAATTAAATTTTTTATCAAGAAAGACAAAGAAATATCCCATCTTGAAAAAGCTGTTCTTTGCGGTCTTATCGGTGCCACTTCGATTCTTTCCATCGATGTCAGACCTCCAAAAATGCCACTGGTTTCTACACCAATAGGAGAATTATATTTGCCTTTGGAATTAATCGATTTCGAGTCAGAAAAAAAACGGATTGATAAAGAACTATCTAAATTAAAAAGAGATCAGTTGCTTTTAGAAAAAAGATTAACCGACGAACAGACTCTCTCTAAAGCCCCAAAAGAAAAAATTGAACAATGGAAAGAAGAGAAAAACCTTATCGACTTAAAAATTAAAAGGTTAGAAGAACAATTGGAACATATGAGTAGTATCCAGACCGACTGA
- the xseB gene encoding exodeoxyribonuclease VII small subunit has translation MSQIDKQSGGEKEMRFEEAFKKLQEIVNSLESGQMPLEDLLQKYEEGRRLLKICDEKLNEAEQRIIVLSAKQDNGGGAKEN, from the coding sequence ATGAGCCAGATCGACAAGCAGAGTGGGGGAGAAAAAGAGATGCGATTTGAGGAAGCTTTCAAAAAACTCCAAGAAATCGTCAATAGCCTGGAATCCGGTCAAATGCCTTTAGAAGATCTCTTGCAGAAATACGAAGAAGGTAGAAGGTTATTAAAGATCTGTGACGAGAAGCTGAACGAAGCTGAACAAAGGATCATTGTATTGTCCGCTAAACAAGACAATGGTGGTGGAGCCAAGGAGAACTAA